AATGCATGCCATCACTAGCAGCCCACGCAAATTTCATAAGCCCAAGATTCAAACTGAACACTGAAAGGGATGAATTCTTGAACCCAAATACCGAGATACCTCAACAGATTCATCCATATGTTTCTAAATCTCTCAAAAATCGTTATTATGCATGTTTATTTAGGTTCCAATAATACTTCGTCCCTCAAAGATCATCTCAGATTTCTTATATTTACCTCTTGATTTCCTTATCCTCAATTTGACTTTCCTCTTAAAGCTTCCTCTTAAGTCTCCTTCCCCGTAAGTCCCTAAGCTTTCTCAATCCATGCCATTGGCTTTAAGATACTTCCGTGAGAAGTGAGAATATAACGTGAAGCACATAGAGCAAGTATAATTGGAAAACGAATACAACTATACAAGAAGCAAATTCAAACTAACAGAGGGATCCCAATGACATACCATTAACATGgatcccaaattcttgaacttcctGCTCGGATCACAGAGACAGAGTGTTGAATTCGATCTTCTCGGCTTCACCTTCTCTTCTCCCTTTAACTTGTACACACAGAGCCAATCCTCAAATTAAACCTAAGACCGCCTCTGCTCTCTTGAAAGATACAATATCCAGCGAAAGAATTGATTCGAAATATTCTTAATTCACATTAACATTCATAAAACCCCCAAAACTCTTTGACTTGTTTGAAAAATCAATGTCCGAACTAATTACGAATCTGAATTCCAGGAATTAGGGCAGAAGCGGAGAGTGTTCGATAGTCGATTTGACAGATCAAAGAAGTTCGGAGAGAAGTTAGAGCGCGTTTTGCAGTATTTGAAGCAGAAAAGTGGCTGGACTAGGGTTTGGCAATTTGGGAGGTTTCACGCGGATGAGAACCAGTACCCCCAGGCCTCGTGTCTTTGGACTAAGCAAGTTCGTGAATTGGGGATTTATATAGTCTTCAACTTTTCTGCGGAGGGGCTATTATGGTATTTCATGCTCCTCTATTCTGCCCcctaaaatttatgtttttcataTTCTTCCACCTCAAAGCTCTTGTTTTATTAATATTACCCTCGCATGAAAAATAGGACTTGGGTTGGGCTTTCCAAACGGCCCATAAGGCCAACAATGGGTTATATAAGAAAACGGAAACCAAACaaaactataaataaataaataaataaaaccctatttatatttatagagttcaaaattaaaatacaatCACTACATAGTATATACGAATCacatagatttttatttttaattatcagtgaaatttttttttattagttgcCACCATGTGGCGCGACATATAAATTCTTCCACTTCTCATCCACTTCTTTGCTCGGTTGTCGCTTGCTGTTGATGGCTGGTGGATTACGCTCTGCATCTTCTGGTTCAGTATGATATATTGATATGGCTTCAGAAAACTGACATGAAACACTGGGTGGACTTTCCACCAATCTGGTGGATCAATCTTGTATGAAGCTTTGCCCACTAATTGCCAACTCTATTCAAGGGGTGAAATGCTGTCCCATCAGCCCGCTAAATGGCTGGAACTTGATAGACATTACCCTCTGGAAGACTTTCCCCTTCCAATCAGTACCAGCATTATATATCACTCTGAAGAAGATTTTGATTGATCACTTGCCAAAATGACCATATAGAGAAATGAACACCAAATCCATGCCTTCATTTCATCTTGTTTACGCACAGTGGCACGCTGCTTACAGAAAGGGATGAAATTGCAGAAGTATGAGTGACTTCACAGAAGAACTACTACAGATTTCAAAACCAAATTCATATTCTAACAAATGAGcttaacaaagaaaaaacataagCTACCTCAGATCAGGACTATATGACAGGCAAAACCTCGGCAAATCCAGTAACCTATTTCCGCTTGGTAAAAACCAGCTTCATCCACTTGGAAAAGCAATGCTTTGAGAGATGTTCTGGTAAATCTGCCTACAAACATCATATAGATCAGCAAATGCTTGAAATACTATTATAAGTTGCTTACAACAAGAATAGAAATCCTGTTAAACATGACTATTGAGGTGGTGCAGAGGGACAGAAAGTAAATAgttcaaatcaaaacaacaaagaGACATCCAAATAAATAAAGTACGAGGAGGCTAGTAAACAATAGAGATCAAATGCAAAGCAGACCATAACCCAGATCGATAGAATTTGCAAAGTTTCTTAATATGGAATGGATACTGAACTGTCAAATTTTCAGTGAAGAActtattttacatatatatttcacTTGTCTTCATCATCTTATGATTAAAAAAATGCAATGGcatgaagttttttttaaaagaaatcagCAGTAAAAACAGTTCAAATATGCAGTAAGGAAAATCTCAAGTTCATGCTAAAGATGAAGAATAACAATCTTACATTGGTCCATGATGCAGAAAACCCATCAGTAGAGAGCAGCCAACTTCCTGACCTAGATTTCAAATCTTGAATATCACGAGATGTATCAAAATCCAATAGCTCACTATGATAGCAGCCATCATCCTCAaagtttcttcttctctttctactTCTGTCTTTCTTCCTACGCCTTCTTCTACTTGAATTACTGTTCAATTCATGGTCACTATCTTCGGACAATTTCTCACAGTTTAACAGTGCATATTCATCATATCTGCGAAAAATTATTTCATTACTCTTAAATAAAGATTCCCAGGACTCCGGAGTTGGGCATTTCTCAGACAATGTGTAATGAATAAACCAAGATAGAAGCCCCACTACTTTTATTGCTTCGGTGGCCCTTAGATTGAAGCACTCTTTAAGAACGGGGGCTAAGTTCTTGGTACTGCTCAGTGTAACTTGCAGCTGAGACGATATACCTTTCACTGTTGCTTGTTCATCACAGGACTCTTCGTCCCGTACAAGCCTTAGAAGTTGGCGTCCTTGATTTACAATGGCGTTTAACAGAAGCAGCTGATCAACAGATTTAACAGACCTGAACTTTTGGAGTATAATCTCCAGCCAGTAAGAAGAGCTACCAAGACTTTCAGCTTCTATTCTTGTGTTTAATGATTTACTTAGCAACTCCAGGAAAAAGCAGAAATCCTGCTCCTCAAGAGTGATGAGAAGGTGGTGACACAGAAAGGAGAAGGATTCCTTCGTAAGAAACTCATAAATGACTTCCCATACATCTTTTGAATCCTCTTTATACATCAGATTAACAAAAATTTCCACAAAGAACTTTTTATCAACGAACGATATTTCACCATCTCTAAGAGAATCAGAAAACTCACTTGATGACCAAAACTCGGGCACATTCTCGATGAAATTCTTCACAGTTTGTTCGACATCCAAATCAAGAAAATAATGAGGCTTTGTGGCTACCATTGCGGGTGATTGACCATGTTTTCCCTTCCACTCAAGCTCGTCCCAACATATGTCCCGATTTGCAAAAGCAAATTTTGCTAATGCCCTAGCACCCTTTTTATGCTCCACTCCACCACCATCAGCAAAATTAGAAAACCATTGAAATATTCGTGTTGGACTCCCTGCATCATCCAACATTCAGCAGCAACACAATCAGAAACACATAAGAGCTCACATTCAATGGTATTTTCTACCATACTAGGTTGTATTACAATCCCCTATCCTGTAACAGCAGAGGGATAAAAATAACTTCACAAGAACAAAACCAAGCACAAGTAAATTTctttaattaacaaaaaaagggggaaaaactaTGAAATAGGTGAATAATGCGCAGACTTGCCTTCAAAGAACTTATCAAGCATGTAACTCTTCTTGGCTATAATAGGCCCTACTTTCTGGGGCCTTT
This genomic stretch from Tripterygium wilfordii isolate XIE 37 chromosome 22, ASM1340144v1, whole genome shotgun sequence harbors:
- the LOC119991320 gene encoding uncharacterized protein LOC119991320, whose translation is MVQLFLSEPDWDDNGDAESVKKMMSLLNELESVLWSLMTSGGRSEARLWLCNAVSGITSITSHQQRELFVNLLRSKPTKLGLASQLLRMIFEKRPQKVGPIIAKKSYMLDKFFEGSPTRIFQWFSNFADGGGVEHKKGARALAKFAFANRDICWDELEWKGKHGQSPAMVATKPHYFLDLDVEQTVKNFIENVPEFWSSSEFSDSLRDGEISFVDKKFFVEIFVNLMYKEDSKDVWEVIYEFLTKESFSFLCHHLLITLEEQDFCFFLELLSKSLNTRIEAESLGSSSYWLEIILQKFRSVKSVDQLLLLNAIVNQGRQLLRLVRDEESCDEQATVKGISSQLQVTLSSTKNLAPVLKECFNLRATEAIKVVGLLSWFIHYTLSEKCPTPESWESLFKSNEIIFRRYDEYALLNCEKLSEDSDHELNSNSSRRRRRKKDRSRKRRRNFEDDGCYHSELLDFDTSRDIQDLKSRSGSWLLSTDGFSASWTNADLPEHLSKHCFSKWMKLVFTKRK